TATTGCGGAAGGCGGCTGGAAAGTCGTGCATCATGGCATGGGTGTTTTCGCCGTCTTCGATCTGGGTGACCAGGGGCGGGATGAGGCGATCGCCGAGGGGTTGGCGGGCAAGCTGCTGGGCTTGGCGGTAGGGCTCCATGCTGGCGAGGGACTCGGCGGTGCAGTGGCTGGGCTGTACGAGCACCGCCATGCTTAGGGTTTGCCCTTGGGTGTTGGTCACCTCTAGACGATGGGGGAGGTGAACCTGGGAGAGCGGTTGTCGTTCGGGGGTGCAGACCTGCTCTGCGCGCACCAAGAGCCAGCGGTAGCCAGTATCTTGCAGGGTTTGCACTAGGGTATAAAGAGCATTGGGCTCTGTGGGGAGCTGGAGCTCGGGCAGGCAGAAGCCCCGCACGCGCCGCAGGGCCTCCCAGCCAAAGATGGCGGCGAAGTGGTGCTGCCAGGCTTGGATATGCAGTTTGAAATCAGCGGCGGGAATGATGGGAGCGATCGCGTGCCCCCAGAAGGTGCCGAGCCATTCGACGTAGGGCTGGTAGGTTTTTTCGGTGGTGATGCGTTTGAGGTTATCGAGCACGTCGCCGCGTCCCATCTGCCGCAGACCCCACAGCAAGGTGCCGGAGTAGGTCAACATCACCCGTGGGCTATAGCCTTGGTTGATCAGGTCAACCATAAAGTTGGCGATGCGGCTATAGCAGTAGGTGAAGGTGCCAGCTCGGTGATTATCCCCATCGAAGGGATGCTCAAACATATACTGAAGATGGCTGATCAGGTGCCCTGGCTCTTGGCTGGGTACCATGGGCTGATGCATATGCAGCGCGACGGCAAAGGCAGCGGTGTAGGTCTCTAAGGATGGGGAGGATGGTTCCAAAAAGACCGGACGTTGATCCTGCCGCACCTGCTCTAGATCGGTTTCCCAGCCGCAAAGATTAGGAAGGTCGTTGATGAGTTCTGGAATGGGCTGCAGGGGCGCGATCGCTTGGGAGTTGGACGATTCATCAATGGGCGGCAGAGCAGAGATCATGACGGCGAGCCTTGTTAAAACTTAAAACAATGACTGGAGTCCTACGCGCAGGGGTGATCAGGTCATTGCGAAGAAGCGCAACGCCACCCAGACGCGATCGCTCAAGGGGGTAACGGGTAATCTAAAAATATCCTTAAGCACCCTAAACCTTAGTATATCGATCCCTTGATGCCTCTCTCTAGTCGTTAACAAAGTTCTATGAATACCGCTGACGATTCGTTTCAAAAAGCTAACGATTGTTTCAGGCGATCGGCGCACCAGCGTTGGCATCGCCACCAAAGCCAGCTCCACATTTTGCGATCGCAGCTTGGGTTTTCGGAGGTTGCGCCCTCGCGGCCGGCGGTCTGTCGCGGTTGTGCTCACTACCATGGAGTTGCCTATGGGCAGGCCCGCGATCGCCGCACGTTGTTGATCTGCGGGTTTCATCCCTATGGTTGGCAGGGGCAGGCTTGTCCAGACTGGCAGCCCGACTAGGCTGGGCGGAACTTGAGTCCATCAGAGACGGGGGCGATCGCTTGCTCTGAGGTCATTTGACGTATATTTTGCGATAGAGTGATTGGGACAACTTGGGTGCTGGCGTATGTTCAACGCCCCATCGTAGCGATCGCGTCATGGCCATAAAAAGAGGTCTATGAGCAATAACGGTGATGTCTTTCAAGCAGTCATATCAGGAGTGATGAAAGACTAGTTGTGTGATGTCAAGTAACAGCCAAAGGAGGCGATAAATTGTTGGACTTGGGAAAGTTTTCTGACGGAACTCCCATCACAGAAGCTAGCCTAAAAGCTTGGAAAGCATTGTCGATGGAGGTAAGAGCTGAGCGTAATCTAAAGCAACTCGATCGCTTAGTTGTAAGCTGGGATACTCTAGTCAATCTTCTTGATAGCGAAGAATACAGAATTAATGTGACATCCAATAATGTACCTAGTATTGGGGGCGATCGCTCTATTGTTTTGTTTTTACATATTCCAAAAGTAGGTGGTTCAACGTTGGCATATGTGTTAAATAAAAACCATGAGAGCCATCATTCAATTCATGCTAATGCTCCAGAATTGGAACACAAGCCTTACCTCTTATTTAAACGCGATATGTTGTGTGACTTGGTGATGGGACATCACAGAATCAACTCGATTCTATATCAACTTCTAAATCGACCCGTGATTCATATGACAATGTTGCGGGATCCTGTCAGCCGCGTTGTTTCATATTATGACTATTTGTATACCTCTAAAGTGCATCCGCTACGTCATAAGGCCAAGCAGATGACACTGCAAGAATTTATCGAATCCAAGGAAATTGTTGAACTAGAAAATGCTCAGTCTCGCCGATTGGTCGGCAGTTTGTATCGGGCTCCGTTCAGAAAAAAAGCAGGTCAATCTGTGACCTCTCCTTGGGACGATACTGATCAACTGCTGAAGG
Above is a genomic segment from Leptolyngbya sp. CCY15150 containing:
- a CDS encoding sulfotransferase family 2 domain-containing protein, with amino-acid sequence MDLGKFSDGTPITEASLKAWKALSMEVRAERNLKQLDRLVVSWDTLVNLLDSEEYRINVTSNNVPSIGGDRSIVLFLHIPKVGGSTLAYVLNKNHESHHSIHANAPELEHKPYLLFKRDMLCDLVMGHHRINSILYQLLNRPVIHMTMLRDPVSRVVSYYDYLYTSKVHPLRHKAKQMTLQEFIESKEIVELENAQSRRLVGSLYRAPFRKKAGQSVTSPWDDTDQLLKDAKETLTSRFSLFGLTNDYTRFLLMAKKLLFWRDIYYVRKNVSKQKTVVADVEPRVIDLIRQRNQADIALFDYAKQLFDERCDQLDITQEKVDHYEALNTTYQDLLCSSQQLFSSTLPVSADL
- a CDS encoding glycosyl hydrolase family 57, whose product is MISALPPIDESSNSQAIAPLQPIPELINDLPNLCGWETDLEQVRQDQRPVFLEPSSPSLETYTAAFAVALHMHQPMVPSQEPGHLISHLQYMFEHPFDGDNHRAGTFTYCYSRIANFMVDLINQGYSPRVMLTYSGTLLWGLRQMGRGDVLDNLKRITTEKTYQPYVEWLGTFWGHAIAPIIPAADFKLHIQAWQHHFAAIFGWEALRRVRGFCLPELQLPTEPNALYTLVQTLQDTGYRWLLVRAEQVCTPERQPLSQVHLPHRLEVTNTQGQTLSMAVLVQPSHCTAESLASMEPYRQAQQLARQPLGDRLIPPLVTQIEDGENTHAMMHDFPAAFRNTWYDVLNQGDRSVQGLTGTEYLELLQATGLGLDDYPVCQVMPSPSTRPDVPHQRLHQRFHHAIAAGHRPPLAGHRLSESPRYRKALLYYLLSQTSCFQHWSSESHWQSAWQGLYQQTDALLRQGF